From the genome of Paralichthys olivaceus isolate ysfri-2021 chromosome 4, ASM2471397v2, whole genome shotgun sequence:
CATCTTGTTCAGGCAGTAGTTCCAGCTAAACTTGTTCACAACAACTGGAAATGATCCGTACTCATGCAGAGTTTTTATGTTGTACAGGTTGGAGGTGGAGATACTTTTAACTGCTTTACATacagtttgtttgctttgtctgATGCAATACAtcgtgatttgtgaatatgggctatacaattTGACTAATTGATTGATGACattgtattgattgattgactggtTTTATAAGACTATCCttttttcaatataaaatgCCAGAATTGCAGAGACAATACAAGCTCACATACAAGTACCTCAAACTTGCTTTTATTTAGCAGGGTACCGGTGATTGGGCATTATGACAACaacaatttaaacaaatgtattgcaatttaaaggttcagtatttATAATttggtgacatctagtgttgaaattgcatgttgcagtctGGACTAACGTAAAAAAACatgaggaccccctcgatgtaaatataaagtatttgaatataaagggctttttctgggctacagaaaattacaattcatataatttagatgaaatgaactcgtgaaaacatcatgaggattattctacattacattcatgccaatagatccctttcacctaaatcttacaaactggaACTTTAAGCTTAGTAAACTGCAGTTAGCAAAAAGGTCAATGAATGTAACAAAAGCAGTGGGTCATTTGTAattaataatcacaataaaGTATACTCTGCTGTGAGATACTGTGATGGTGTGTCAATCATCATTCCAGCTGTAACCTATCTTCACtttacaagcacacacacatacacagtgtaAAGCTAACCTGTTCCTCCTCGGTGTGCAGGTTCTCTGtgctttattctttatttagcCTCCTGCTTGTGTTGGAATGGGAATGTGTATCAGGAACAGCTATGACTGTGCATATGAGGTTGGAGATCCGTGTCAGTTTCCAACAAGGGCTCTATATTTAGCTGGTGAGGGGACTGGCTGACCCAGTCTGACtacaacacactcacagacacactcctcCGGACCCCAAATCTCTTTTACCTGCTGGCTCTTCCCTCAgcattggtgtgtgtttgtattagtGGAGAGGAGGTGAGTCGAAAATACTTGATTATATGATGCTGCAGTATGCATGTTAATTCCCCTCCTCCCTATACTAATGTGAATTTTTACTCCACCGTATCCCTACAGCACCATGACAGACTGAGGAGACATGGAGATTGGCTATGCTGCATGGAAATAATTCTGTCAGCTGAGGCCTAATGAGAAAAAAGCTTGGTGGTTAGTTGAGTGGTCAGAGGTGATTATGTGTCAGTTGGAGGAGCCAGAGGCCACACTGGGCCTGGACAGTCCTGATCCGCTGGTGAGAGAAGCATTTCTGATGGCCTATGATTACATCGACTATGTTACCACAGGGGGGGCTGATGGGACCATGGGTCCTGCCCCTACAGCCTGCACCGCAGCCTTGCGGCATGCAGGAGACGAGCTCCTCAACCGTTTCCCCATCTTCTTCAGACGCTGGCCTCGTGTCTTCCAGGATGTGACGGAGAACACAGCCTGCACTATGCTCATGAGCATCCTTGATGAGCACTTCTTTCTCCCTGTCCCTGGGGGGCGCCGCAGGGACCTGGCCTGGAGCGCTGTGCTGTCAGTGTATGTGCTGGCTGGCCAGATGGCTCTGCATTGCCATGAGAGGGGCATGTTGGGGGTCTTGCCCCAGCTGAAGGAGTGTGTGGGCACCTATGTACAGAGGGTCATCTGCCCTGACATACGAGACAAGGGAGGATGGGTGAGTGCTCACAAGTGAATACGAAatatttttcttacttttaagTAATTCAATTGataaataaagtcaataaaaatgaatgtattacttttaattcatttgaatacacatgtattaatattattaataattgttattattagaaaGGTTATGTAATAACAGCTTGATAAAAAGTCCTGGTAAAAATATATGTTCAGTTTACAAATGGCCTGCATTACTTGATTAATAATCCAACTTTGGAGGTGTACATCACCATCCTATTTCAGACAACATGCTTTTACAAATTTTGACAGAGTGGTATCAAAACTGAATTGTGCAAattattaaacatgtttttttttattggtttatAAGATCACTTCAAATGTACTGGCAGTTTCTCCAGTCTCTCACCTCTGCATAAAACACAGCCTACTATCACTTTATAAATTATGGTGAAATCTTTTTATTTCGGTGTGACAGGATGGCTTTGTGTCACGCTTTGGGAAGAAGAAGGACTTGGAGGGTCAGGTGAAGAGAGTGTGCCGCTGGACACTGCTGGGACTAGCCACAGGCCTCCTCACCTACCTGCTATGGAAAAGAATGACTTAGCCAGCACTGCCTCCTACTGTTCACCATCAGAAAGTGCTACATCAGTGTCCTCTTGAGCACTGTAGCTTCTATAAAGGCTACAGAAGCCATACTCAGTTAACATATCTgaaccattttcatatcattACATTGTTAATGTTTGATTGATAATTGGTGTTGGAACCGGTAATGCACATAAGTATTCAAGCCATTTCGTCAGTCCCATGTCAGCTTATTGTGTTTACACAGCAATTCATGGACTTTGACCTGGTATACGTCACCAACCTCTGCTGTTTTAAACTCTACATGTAGTTAGCGAGGATTAATCAACAAGCTGATTTATACTGGATTTCTGTTAGTGTTGAAATGACATTCTTCATATTAATCAGCATTTTCAGACCAGAGTAAATATGGAAACACTTTTAAGAGGCAAAGTACAAGCTACAGTAAAGCTATTATCTGGACAATATTACTTTAACTGCTTTCATGACATCATTAAGTAACTtacagcatctgccaaacattTAAACTTGTACATGATAAGTCAATATCAAAATGTACactcattaaaaacagacacattgcATATGCAAGAACTTTTATTAACAGAACAGTAGACAGAACACTGAAAATTACATGtccactgcagagagagaacagcaaATGGAACACTGAAAGTTACTTTGAAACATTACATTTCCACTGCAGAGACAGGACAGCAGCTGGAACACTGAATTACTGTGAACGTTatttttcactgtaaaatagAACAGCAGAAGGAAGACTGGAATTTAGGCAagctcctcctcaccctcctcctcaaactctccctcctcctcagcagtGGCATCTTGGTACTGCTGGTACTCAGAGACCAGGTCGTTCATGTTGCTCTCTGCCTCGGTGAACTCCATCTCATCCATACCCTCTCCGGTGTACCAGTGGAGGAAAGCCTTGCGCCTGAACATGGCAGTGAATTGCTCGGAGATACGCTTGAAAAGCTCCTGGATGGCTGTGCTGTTGCCGATGAAGGTGGCTGCCATCTTGAGGCCACGGGGAGGAATGTCACAGACTGCGGTCTTCACGTTGTTGGGGATCCATTCGACGAAGTAGCTGCTGTTCTTGTTCTGCACATTTAACATCTGCTCATCAACTTCCTTCATGGACATGCGGCCACGGAAAATGGCAGCCACTGTCAGGTAGCGGCCATGACGTGGGTCGCAGGCAGCCATCATGTTCTTGGCGTCAAACATCTGCTGGGTGAGCTCTGGCACGGTGAGTGATCTATACTGCTGGCTGCCTCGGCTTGTGAGGGGAGCAAAACCTGGCATAAAGAAGTGCAGACGGGGGAATGGCACCATGTTTACAGCCAACTTACGCAGGTCAGCATTGAGCTGGCCAGGGAACCTGAGGCAGGTGGTGACACCGCTCATGGTGGCAGAGACCAGATGGTTGAGGTCGCCGTATGAGGGGGTTGTGAGTTTGAGGGTGCGGAAGCAGATGTCATAGAGGGCCTCATTGTCGATGCAGTAGgtctcatctgtgttttcaaCAAGCTGGTGGACTGATAGTGTGGCGTTGTAGGGCTCAACAACTGTGTCTGATACTTTGGGGGAAGGCACCACACTGAAGGTGTTCATAATGCGGTCGGGATATTCTTCACGGATCTTGCTGATGAGCAAGGTTCCCATACCAGAGCCTGTGCCCCCACCCAGGGAGTGTGTGAGCTGGAAGCCCTGCAGGCAGTCGCAGctctctgcctccttcctcaccaCATCCAGGACAGAGTCCACCAGCTCTGCACCCTCAGTGTAGTGACCCTTGGCCCAGTTGTTGCCAGCACCACTCTGGCCTGTAAGGAAGAATTCATACAGAttaagcttctttttttttatttttacataacTCAACGTGCATCAAAATAgctgaatatacacatttaataTAATCTTACCAAAAACGAAGTTGTCTGGCCTGAAGACCTGGCCAAAAGGTCCGGACCTCACAGAGTCCATGGTACCTGGCTCCAGATCCACCAGCACAGCACGGGGCACATATTTACCACCTGCAAAATCAGGacgagagaaaaaaatgtcatgtCTGACCACACAGTGCAATTAGAGTCaactaaaatgaatgaaaagaaactaACCTGAGGCCTCGTTGTAATACACATTAATCCTGTCCAGCTGCAGGTCACTGTCCCCATGGTAGGTTCCAGTTGGGTCAATACCATGCTCGTCACTGATGACCTCCCAGAActacaagaggaaaaaagataTTGTTAACTGATGAAAACACGCACGGCTGAGCAGCGATCATCCACCGGAAGAGATCGTTCTTGACTCGATGTCAGTATTTAATAGATAATTCATCTTTTACTCGAGTTGTATCGAAACAAAGGACGCCTCACTTCCCGCCACGCTGTCCTCGGCGCGCGCGCCCTGCCCTCCTATTGGCTGCGACTCACGGCTTGCGAGTTCGAAATTTTTTCGCTACGTCACCGACCGCCAACTCCGCCCAGAGCGGGCGCAGTTTGAGGCGGCGCAGCCAGGGAGGCCGCGAGGAGCCGGAGCCGCGGCGCCGGACAAAAGAGCCTGGAATTCCCTCTGCAAGCGGTAAAAAACACGTTCCATCAGCATGATCACCCACCGCAGCGAGCGAACAACGGAACAGGACTGAACTTCTTTGTCACCCGAACAACAGAAGACCCTCACTTCCCCTTTTTCGCATTGCGCTACTGTCGAGTAACGATTTGGATGAATTAAAATTCGCTCTTTTCATCCCGCCGGTGACGATCGGACGGGTTTTAAACGATTATTCTAACATCTGCTGAACGTACAATGGATGGACTGAATGATTTCAATGGAATATTCAAAACATGTCAAAATTGAGTTAAAATGGCTTTAATTCGACCATATTTCGATAAATTGTGTTGCCTAACCAGCAGCTACGTGTCCCTGAGTGTAGATCTGATGTTTAATGGACCTTCTTTCTTAAGTAGGACACATTGAAATTCACAGGGTGTGGTTTTCATGGACGCGTATGGGCACAAAGCAGCGGCTCCCACAGCAGAAATCCAACACTGCACATTACATGTGACATGGAATGACTCAGTTGAGGCTCtgcagataaaaaagaaaaatagaaaaggcTTTTACTAACCTTAGCACCGATCTGGTTCCCGCACTGTCCGGCCTGGAGATGGACGATTTCCCTCATTTTCGCAGTAGGTTGGGTGGACTTCGACTCACACGACTTCGGCTTTCTTTGTGCGCGCTACAAGGCGCAACCCTCCTTTTATCATAAGCTAGAACCCGCCTATTTCTCCGCCACTCGAATGCCCATTGGCTGATCCGCGGAAGCATTTCTTACGGGCACAATCTTTGACCAATCAAATCTACCAATACTGATCGCCCATTGGCCCAGACAGCCTGTCCGTCACACTCATCTCTAACGTGTGACTGCTAATCTGTAGACGTTGGACTACTCCCCTTAAGATGGCGGACAAGATTCACGATGCTGACATCACGCTATGTTCTGCACTTCACTGCCGCATCGAAGCTGTAGACGTAGACAGCgaaacgtttttttttaaattttttattaaaGGATTTCATCAAATCCATGATCCCAATCCCAGTGCTATCCCACTGCTAGTTAGCCACAGCCGACGTGGCTAACAGGATGCAGTGGTCAGTGTGGTTTCATTAGCGGAAACTGTCGCAGTGACACAGGCCCTGCCTCTGCTACAACAGAGATTTTCAGTCGTGTGCTGGTGAGGCCTGTATACACACTTGCATCACAGATCAGCACATTCGACACGTCAGAGCctgattctgctgctgctgctgctgcagatcatCTCTGAGCCTCAGTCTGAGTGAGATTCTCACACATTCATTGTTGATTCTGATGATAAAGAATGAGTATTACATACAAGCCTGCAGCCCCAGTGTAAGGCTCaaacataatgtgtataaaacCTGACACGCTGTatagagaaaagaaaggttTGTCCTCATGTTGCTGTGGAATGAGGGCAGGTGATTTTATTGATAGTTAATTTAAAGGCCAGTTGAGACAGTGGCTGTGCTTCCAGCATTTCTTCCTGTTGCAGTTGCCATGGCCTTGTCTCTAAGGACAGATCCTCACTCCTAGGTAGTTGTCGCCATGACGATTAAGCTGGACACAGCTGACTGGTGTGCATTAGCACAGGGGTTTCATAGTAGGCTTTCTGTGGAGCCACCAAGCCTTTAGCACAGTATCTGTACATACCATACATTGTTATGTAGATTAGTTCTTGTGCAGAAAAGTAAAGGCTTTCTGGGGGTGTATGAATAGCAGTGGGTTCATTCTGTTTCATTAAATCTAATCATGTTCTATTAAATTCATATTCTCTGGGCCTGGCAGGAATACCACTGCTATCATATCACACAGTATGTAGGCCAGGCTCAGTCTCTGTGCATTGTAATCTAACACACAAAAGCCTCGTCTGTGTGCTTCATGACAGAGGTATGCCACTGAGAGGATGACTCAGGGTATAAGACCAGCTAGCTTGTATTGCAGCCTCTTCCCCTTTTTACTTTGGGTCTTGCTTCCAGAGTGCTTCCTGAAACTGCTGAACACAATATGACACAATTTTTCAAACTATATCCACAGTGTTTAGCTCAGCACTGGAATCCCATGCCCTCATTTGGCAAAACTATCATGCAATGAAAATGTGACAAGTTGGAGCCCTGCAACGGCAtgtgtgttattattgttatcagtATCTTATTTTCAGCAGGGAGATATAGGGATTCTGGAGACTCTTCAGCAAAGGCCCAGGGTTCAGAGGACCACTCTGCTGAGGTCTCTGAAATCCCCTTTAGCTATAGAGGTGCTGCTCTCTCAGTGGAGGTTTGATCTCTCCCTACAGCACATCCATCTccaaaaaataatttcttaaGTCTCCAGTATTCTCTTTTCAGACTTTAATCTTTCTCTAGCATGATACATGTTCTAGTTGACGAAACACTGCTAAAAAAGTGCTTACTGTATTTTAGGTGCAGGGAGTGGATATTGTAGGAAAACAAATGGCATACAGTTTTTCAGATATATGCAGTGTGAGTTTATTGGCATGTTATCATATTTTCAGATACATTCAGTGTAACTGTGAGAATCTAATTTTAAAGTCACAGCCATGTATATACACTGCGTTCCAATTCATCCCGAATGCGTTGGATGGGCTTGAGGTCAGAGCTCTTTTCAGGCCAGGTCAGCTTCTTCCACATGTTCTTCACATGCTTTCGTAGACATGCAGTTCATCCGATGTATTTGTTCTCTTCTCATGAGGATAAATATTCTGTGTAAAACGAATGAAATATACAACATgatattcaattcagtttttgtAACATGAACATGAGCACTGAGGAGACAGAGGTCATGTCCTGGGTAAAATATGTGAATAATTTGGcatgttgaaataaaatgtgttgcatTTTAGATTTTACAGTTCCACACATACATTTTGACCAATGTTACTGCTTAAGCTCACAAAGTGATACCTCGGGCAACTACTGTGTAGTTTGACACATCATTTTAATACATTGTCATGGTGCCCTGAGGAACAATCATAAGGATTTTAGTCATCCTTTCATGTTGACTCAAGTCACTATGAGGATGACAGTTATGGTTCCATATTGTTCATTATTGGATGGATAGAtaggacatttgcattcatatTGTCCTTATGTTGTAGGATCAGTTTAGTAATCATGCAATGCTTTGCACCAACAACACAATACATCAAAATGGTGAACATGGCAAACATTATACCTGCTAAATATTAG
Proteins encoded in this window:
- the bcl2l16 gene encoding BCL2 like 16, which gives rise to MCQLEEPEATLGLDSPDPLVREAFLMAYDYIDYVTTGGADGTMGPAPTACTAALRHAGDELLNRFPIFFRRWPRVFQDVTENTACTMLMSILDEHFFLPVPGGRRRDLAWSAVLSVYVLAGQMALHCHERGMLGVLPQLKECVGTYVQRVICPDIRDKGGWDGFVSRFGKKKDLEGQVKRVCRWTLLGLATGLLTYLLWKRMT
- the tubb2b gene encoding tubulin beta-2b chain, which produces MREIVHLQAGQCGNQIGAKFWEVISDEHGIDPTGTYHGDSDLQLDRINVYYNEASGGKYVPRAVLVDLEPGTMDSVRSGPFGQVFRPDNFVFGQSGAGNNWAKGHYTEGAELVDSVLDVVRKEAESCDCLQGFQLTHSLGGGTGSGMGTLLISKIREEYPDRIMNTFSVVPSPKVSDTVVEPYNATLSVHQLVENTDETYCIDNEALYDICFRTLKLTTPSYGDLNHLVSATMSGVTTCLRFPGQLNADLRKLAVNMVPFPRLHFFMPGFAPLTSRGSQQYRSLTVPELTQQMFDAKNMMAACDPRHGRYLTVAAIFRGRMSMKEVDEQMLNVQNKNSSYFVEWIPNNVKTAVCDIPPRGLKMAATFIGNSTAIQELFKRISEQFTAMFRRKAFLHWYTGEGMDEMEFTEAESNMNDLVSEYQQYQDATAEEEGEFEEEGEEELA